Proteins found in one Podarcis muralis chromosome 5, rPodMur119.hap1.1, whole genome shotgun sequence genomic segment:
- the HYI gene encoding putative hydroxypyruvate isomerase — translation MAPLRFAANLAWLFQEKPTLPQRIEAAAQAGFRAAELGAPYACSAEELREAADKARLELVLLNAPPGNQDGDRGLGAVPGRQHEFREALALAVKYCKVLKCPRIHIMAGRIPLGAKREEVSAEMEATFIENLRYAADILAQEKITGLLEPINSRITDPRYFLTTPEQAAAILKKVGSPSLKLQLDIFHCQIMDGNLTQNLEKYFPIIGHVQFAQVPGRHEPDSPGELNFPYLFQLLESMSYSGFVGCEYKPKEGTLKGLGWLHSYWKSHGVLDSGS, via the exons ATGGCTCCGCTGCGCTTCGCTGCCAACCTGGCGTGGCTCTTCCAGGAGAAGCCGACGCTGCCGCAGCGCATAGAGGCGGCTGCGCAGGCCGGCTTCCGAGCGGCGGAGTTGGGCGCCCCTTACGCTTGCAGCGCCGAGGAGCTGCGGGAGGCGGCAGACAAGGCCAGGTTGGAGCTGGTCCTGCTCAACGCCCCGCCAG GAAACCAAGATGGTGACAGGGGCTTAGGGGCAGTGCCTGGCCGCCAGCATGAATTCCGGGAGGCCCTGGCTTTGGCTGTGAAGTACTGCAAGGTCCTGAAATGTCCAAG GATCCACATTATGGCCGGGCGAATTCCTTTGGGTGCTAAGAGGGAGGAAGTGTCAGCAGAGATGGAAGCCACCTTCATTGAGAACCTCAGATATGCTGCTGACATCCTGGCTCAG GAAAAGATCACTGGATTATTGGAGCCTATTAATAGCCGGATTACTGATCCCCGTTACTTCTTGACTACTCCAGAGCAAG ctgctgccattTTGAAGAAGGTGGGAAGCCCCAGcctgaagctgcagctg GACATTTTCCACTGCCAGATCATGGATGGTAACCTGACTCAGAACTTGGAAAAGTACTTCCCAATTATTG GACACGTTCAGTTTGCCCAGGTACCAGGACGGCATGAGCCCGACAGCCCTGGTGAATTAAACTTCCCTTACCTCTTCCAGCTGCTGGAGTCAATGAGTTACAGTGGCTTCGTGGGATGCGAGTACAAGCCCAAAG AAGGCACACTGAAGGGGCTGGGCTGGCTGCACTCATACTGGAAGAGTCATGGTGTACTGGATAGTGGAAGCTGA